A single window of Paenibacillus sp. FSL H8-0537 DNA harbors:
- the dapB gene encoding 4-hydroxy-tetrahydrodipicolinate reductase produces MDTIKVAVIGAGGLMGREVVKMVLEDEALELVSAVAPSAGAVDAGSFANKPNTGIIACKTIEEALSSAKADVMVDFTAPHAAYEHTKTAIEFGVRPIMGTTGFTPEQIEELNQRCIEKQLGGLIAPNFSIGAILMMKFAAQASKYLPHVEIIEYHGDHKLDAPSGTSIKTAELIAEARQELRQGNPNEKETIEGARGGYYNGFRIHSVRLPGVFAQQEVVFGGYGQSLKIRHDSYDRAGYMPGVNVAIKKVMGYSGLVYGFEHLMD; encoded by the coding sequence GTGGATACAATTAAAGTAGCAGTTATCGGAGCAGGCGGTCTTATGGGCCGTGAAGTGGTAAAAATGGTGCTGGAGGATGAGGCGCTGGAGCTCGTATCCGCCGTCGCGCCTTCAGCAGGCGCTGTAGATGCAGGAAGCTTTGCGAATAAGCCCAATACAGGCATCATCGCTTGCAAAACGATTGAAGAGGCGCTTAGCAGCGCAAAGGCCGATGTTATGGTAGATTTTACGGCTCCGCATGCTGCCTATGAACATACAAAAACAGCCATTGAATTTGGCGTTCGTCCTATAATGGGAACGACGGGTTTTACACCTGAGCAAATTGAAGAGCTTAACCAGCGTTGTATCGAGAAGCAGCTTGGCGGGCTCATCGCGCCTAACTTTTCGATTGGCGCTATTCTGATGATGAAATTTGCTGCACAGGCCTCAAAATATTTGCCGCATGTTGAAATTATCGAATATCATGGCGACCACAAGCTCGATGCTCCTTCGGGCACATCGATCAAGACGGCAGAGCTCATTGCTGAGGCTCGCCAAGAGCTGCGCCAAGGCAATCCTAATGAGAAGGAAACGATCGAAGGAGCAAGAGGCGGTTACTACAATGGCTTCCGTATACATAGTGTGAGACTTCCGGGCGTATTTGCGCAGCAGGAAGTTGTATTTGGCGGTTATGGCCAATCGCTCAAAATTCGCCATGACTCCTATGACCGTGCGGGCTATATGCCAGGCGTTAATGTAGCAATCAAGAAAGTGATGGGTTACAGCGGATTAGTATACGGGTTCGAGCATTTGATGGATTAG
- the bshB1 gene encoding bacillithiol biosynthesis deacetylase BshB1 has translation MSEPLDILVFGAHADDAEIGMGGTIAKHTMAGMLVGICDLTEAEMSSNGTVEQRRREADDAAAVLGLYSRTNLQLPDRGLELTRSNIDSIVAEIRRSRPRIVFAPYWVDRHPDHIACSKLVEEAVFNAKLRKYMPELPPVQVQQLIYYYINDMEQVSLVVDVSEQYETKRQSLLAYRSQFQAVSGAEDRVSTPLTDRYVERVEARDMLLGQARSWEYAEGFALKRPHEVKLF, from the coding sequence ATGAGTGAGCCGTTAGATATTCTCGTATTTGGCGCTCATGCAGATGATGCTGAAATTGGAATGGGCGGCACCATTGCCAAACATACAATGGCAGGCATGCTGGTTGGTATTTGTGATTTAACCGAAGCAGAAATGTCTTCGAATGGCACCGTAGAGCAGCGAAGGCGAGAAGCCGATGACGCTGCTGCGGTGCTTGGTCTTTATTCACGGACCAATTTGCAGCTGCCGGATCGCGGACTTGAGCTTACCCGCAGCAACATCGACAGCATTGTGGCGGAAATTCGCCGCAGCCGTCCGCGCATCGTGTTTGCGCCGTATTGGGTTGATCGGCATCCCGATCATATTGCATGCAGCAAGCTGGTCGAGGAAGCTGTATTTAATGCCAAGCTGCGAAAATATATGCCGGAGCTTCCCCCTGTCCAGGTGCAGCAGCTGATTTATTATTACATAAATGACATGGAGCAGGTTTCGCTTGTTGTAGATGTCAGTGAGCAATACGAAACGAAGCGCCAATCGCTGCTTGCTTATCGCTCGCAGTTTCAAGCGGTTTCTGGGGCGGAAGACCGCGTTTCGACGCCGCTCACCGACCGTTATGTGGAACGGGTGGAAGCGAGAGATATGCTGCTCGGTCAAGCGCGCTCCTGGGAATATGCGGAAGGCTTTGCTTTGAAACGGCCGCATGAGGTGAAATTATTTTAG
- a CDS encoding sporulation protein YpjB yields the protein MRTRIAMPILLSIAMLLGSVSATWAYAGEQPLGARQAEAVDAEVLMRRFEEAANSLYKASYADNRQAGYKYVQQLERLLPQLETGIEGRPAGWIMLQQSIQAVSEELLSKRQPAGWLATSARIHLTADAMLRPASGLWMQYERVMLEDVSRVRKAWKRPYEERAAAARAAIDNLSAHLALVEGPAFMLRPEGRTAELHERIRYTNVLLSAGPQDQAQASRVDEALTQLGAAVSRLFTDKPQSVVEEPALAPPASANPVSWTLLLGAIIMAVLAYKSWRKYKQQPYGIKPLP from the coding sequence ATGAGAACGCGTATTGCAATGCCCATTCTATTAAGTATCGCAATGCTGCTTGGCTCTGTTTCTGCGACTTGGGCTTATGCAGGCGAACAACCGCTTGGCGCAAGGCAAGCGGAGGCTGTCGATGCTGAAGTGCTCATGCGTCGTTTCGAGGAAGCGGCTAATTCATTATATAAGGCTTCTTACGCAGACAACCGCCAAGCTGGTTATAAATATGTCCAGCAGTTGGAGCGACTGCTGCCGCAGCTGGAGACTGGCATTGAAGGCCGCCCAGCTGGGTGGATTATGCTGCAGCAAAGCATACAGGCTGTCTCGGAGGAGCTTCTGAGCAAAAGGCAGCCCGCCGGGTGGCTGGCTACCTCTGCCCGCATTCATCTAACTGCGGATGCGATGCTTAGGCCAGCCAGTGGGTTATGGATGCAATATGAGCGGGTTATGCTCGAGGATGTAAGCCGTGTGAGAAAAGCATGGAAGCGCCCATATGAAGAGCGGGCTGCTGCTGCGAGGGCGGCGATAGACAACTTAAGCGCGCATTTGGCGCTTGTTGAAGGTCCTGCCTTTATGCTGCGTCCGGAAGGACGGACAGCAGAGCTGCATGAGCGGATACGCTATACGAATGTGCTGTTATCCGCTGGACCTCAAGACCAAGCGCAAGCGAGTCGAGTCGACGAGGCGCTGACGCAGCTTGGAGCAGCCGTAAGCAGATTGTTTACGGACAAGCCGCAATCTGTTGTTGAAGAGCCTGCGCTTGCGCCACCTGCATCGGCTAATCCGGTAAGCTGGACGCTGCTGCTCGGTGCTATTATTATGGCTGTGCTTGCCTATAAAAGCTGGCGTAAATACAAGCAGCAGCCTTACGGCATAAAGCCGCTCCCTTGA
- a CDS encoding ubiquinol-cytochrome c reductase iron-sulfur subunit: MSNHEHQESAHKPLQRKEMSRRQFLSYTLGGTTAFMMGGAVLPMVRFAVDPLLEKKTEGTFVKVVEESKITTDPQEFKFQIHQVDGWYVSDPELSAWVSKDANNKVFALSPICKHLGCTIAWNAKGKDEYDCPCHDARYTKDGKNITVAPNPLDEYEVKIENGFVYLGPVKPNSRVG; encoded by the coding sequence ATGAGTAACCACGAACATCAAGAATCGGCACACAAGCCGCTTCAACGCAAAGAGATGTCAAGACGGCAGTTTTTGTCGTATACGCTCGGTGGAACAACCGCTTTTATGATGGGCGGAGCCGTGCTTCCAATGGTGCGTTTTGCGGTAGACCCATTATTAGAGAAAAAAACCGAAGGCACCTTTGTTAAAGTAGTAGAAGAGAGCAAAATTACAACAGATCCGCAAGAGTTTAAGTTCCAAATTCACCAAGTTGATGGATGGTACGTCAGCGATCCTGAGCTGTCTGCTTGGGTGTCCAAAGACGCAAATAACAAAGTATTTGCGCTTTCACCAATCTGCAAACATCTGGGTTGCACGATTGCCTGGAATGCGAAGGGTAAAGATGAGTATGACTGCCCGTGTCACGACGCGCGTTATACGAAAGACGGCAAGAACATTACCGTAGCACCAAATCCATTGGATGAATACGAAGTGAAGATTGAGAATGGATTTGTTTACTTGGGTCCAGTTAAGCCAAATTCACGGGTAGGCTAA
- a CDS encoding nucleotide pyrophosphohydrolase, with protein sequence MAQKSLADIQQEVDDYISQFKEGYFSPLALMARMSEEVGELAREVNHSYGEKRKKADEADNSIEMELGDILFLLSCFANSLDIDLTEAHNKVMDKFNTRDKNRWTLKNAEQ encoded by the coding sequence ATGGCTCAAAAATCGTTGGCAGATATCCAGCAAGAAGTGGATGATTATATTTCTCAATTTAAAGAAGGCTATTTCAGTCCACTGGCACTGATGGCAAGAATGAGCGAGGAAGTCGGCGAGCTTGCGCGTGAAGTGAACCATTCCTACGGCGAGAAACGCAAAAAGGCGGATGAAGCCGACAACTCCATTGAAATGGAGCTTGGCGATATTTTATTTCTTTTATCCTGTTTTGCCAATTCGCTCGATATTGATTTAACGGAAGCACACAACAAAGTCATGGACAAATTTAATACACGGGATAAAAACCGCTGGACTTTAAAAAACGCTGAACAGTAA
- a CDS encoding c-type cytochrome → MAHGHKSDEKVVFVGDSRVKKNNHPNIPPDYTSFPGKSEAFIPNFLLKEWMVGCVVLVGFLVWTIAEPAPLGYPADPTNAAFIPMPDWYFLFLYQFLKYPYVSQDYIVLGTMGIPGVMFGGLLLAPFLDTGKERRFYRRPIASSLMILSLIATVYLTVVSWDHYQHQLEITNTIPEHHVREEKAREAAAKGEEAPSTTKKPETAAVAIVEADDPAHKLMEQSKCLTCHAADMKGNPPQIPALRGIGDVLSKEEIVATVTNGNGNMPAFKDSLSAEQIDQIATWLSKQKAATE, encoded by the coding sequence ATGGCACATGGTCACAAATCAGACGAAAAGGTTGTATTCGTCGGAGATTCACGGGTGAAGAAAAACAATCATCCGAATATTCCGCCCGACTATACGTCTTTTCCAGGGAAGTCAGAGGCGTTTATTCCTAACTTCCTGCTGAAAGAGTGGATGGTTGGCTGCGTCGTACTCGTCGGTTTTCTCGTATGGACGATTGCAGAGCCAGCTCCGCTTGGCTATCCGGCAGATCCGACAAACGCAGCGTTTATTCCGATGCCGGACTGGTATTTCTTGTTTTTGTATCAATTTTTGAAATATCCATATGTTTCACAGGATTATATCGTGCTCGGTACGATGGGCATACCTGGCGTTATGTTCGGCGGCTTGCTGCTTGCTCCTTTCCTGGATACAGGCAAAGAGCGCAGATTTTATCGTCGTCCAATTGCTTCCTCGCTCATGATTTTATCATTGATCGCGACAGTGTATTTGACGGTTGTATCTTGGGATCACTACCAGCACCAGCTGGAAATTACCAATACAATTCCTGAGCATCACGTTCGTGAAGAGAAAGCCAGAGAAGCGGCGGCTAAAGGTGAAGAGGCTCCTAGCACGACGAAGAAGCCTGAAACCGCGGCTGTTGCAATTGTAGAAGCGGATGATCCAGCTCATAAGCTGATGGAGCAATCCAAATGTCTGACCTGTCATGCAGCAGACATGAAGGGTAACCCACCGCAAATTCCTGCACTTCGTGGTATTGGAGATGTCTTGTCCAAGGAAGAAATTGTTGCTACCGTCACGAACGGTAATGGCAATATGCCTGCCTTCAAAGACAGCCTGAGCGCTGAGCAGATTGATCAAATTGCAACGTGGCTTTCCAAGCAGAAAGCTGCAACTGAATAA
- a CDS encoding DUF1405 domain-containing protein: MGLSWLWSRMLWMNRTILWLLFIVNFLGTVYGYIWYWNQLVYTYERFPSWLLVFVPDSPTASLFFTLTLLYLLFPPPESASRFVQVTRMIIEGLAVVTSVKYGLWAVSMIVATGAQGGELNWQHGMLVFSHLGMAVEVLLYARFMKAGFKAVVVATAWLLLNDTIDYSFGVFPWLADELMDDLPQVRLYTYGLSIFSFVVGWLALRARKQA; this comes from the coding sequence ATGGGATTGTCATGGTTATGGAGCCGCATGCTGTGGATGAATCGTACGATCTTGTGGCTGCTGTTTATCGTTAATTTTTTAGGGACCGTTTACGGTTACATATGGTACTGGAATCAATTGGTTTATACTTATGAACGTTTTCCGTCTTGGCTGCTTGTATTTGTGCCGGACAGTCCGACAGCTAGTTTGTTTTTTACCCTTACGCTGCTTTACTTGCTGTTCCCGCCGCCAGAATCGGCATCTAGATTCGTTCAGGTGACTAGAATGATTATCGAAGGACTTGCAGTTGTCACGTCGGTGAAATATGGCTTGTGGGCGGTGTCCATGATCGTGGCGACGGGAGCGCAGGGCGGGGAACTGAATTGGCAGCACGGCATGCTCGTTTTTTCTCATCTTGGCATGGCTGTAGAGGTGCTTCTGTATGCTCGTTTTATGAAAGCGGGATTCAAGGCTGTCGTTGTTGCCACAGCTTGGCTGCTGCTTAATGACACCATTGATTATTCGTTCGGCGTATTCCCGTGGCTGGCTGATGAGCTGATGGACGATTTGCCGCAAGTTCGCCTGTATACATATGGCTTATCCATCTTTAGCTTTGTCGTGGGCTGGCTGGCGCTCCGAGCGAGAAAACAAGCATAA
- a CDS encoding cytochrome b6 produces the protein MFKSVYNWIDERLDITPLWRDVADHEVPEHVNPAHHFSAFVYCFGGLTFFITVIQILSGMFLTMYYVPDILNAYASVDYLNHKVAFGGIVRGMHHFGASLVIVMMFLHTLRVFFTGSYKAPREMNWVVGMLIFFIMLGLGFTGYLLPWDNKAYFATKVGVQIAESVPYIGPYIGKFLYGGDIVGAQTLTRFFAIHVFFLPGALLAMLAAHFLMIRKQGISGPL, from the coding sequence ATGTTTAAAAGTGTATACAATTGGATCGATGAACGTCTTGACATTACGCCGTTGTGGAGGGACGTTGCGGACCATGAGGTTCCTGAGCACGTTAACCCTGCGCATCACTTCTCGGCGTTCGTCTATTGCTTTGGCGGCTTGACGTTTTTTATTACCGTCATTCAAATTTTGTCCGGCATGTTCCTGACGATGTATTATGTTCCGGATATTCTGAATGCTTATGCAAGCGTTGACTATTTGAACCATAAGGTCGCATTCGGCGGCATCGTTCGCGGTATGCATCACTTTGGTGCGAGTCTTGTTATTGTTATGATGTTTTTACATACGCTGCGCGTATTCTTCACCGGCTCTTATAAAGCGCCGCGCGAAATGAACTGGGTAGTAGGTATGCTTATTTTCTTCATTATGTTGGGCCTTGGTTTCACGGGCTACCTTCTTCCATGGGATAACAAAGCTTACTTCGCAACTAAGGTCGGCGTTCAAATCGCGGAATCCGTTCCGTACATCGGACCTTACATCGGGAAGTTCCTGTATGGCGGCGACATCGTAGGTGCGCAAACGCTGACTCGCTTCTTCGCGATTCACGTATTCTTCCTGCCTGGCGCATTGCTTGCTATGCTAGCGGCTCACTTCCTGATGATTCGGAAACAAGGTATTTCGGGACCACTTTAA
- the mgsA gene encoding methylglyoxal synthase → MKIAFIAHDRKKEEIVNFVIAYERVFVGHELYSTGTTGTRIMEQTDLSIHRFMSGPLGGDQQIGALVAQNEMDLIIFLRDPLMAQPHEPDIIALLRLCDVQGIPVATNVATAELLVKALERGDFAWRELVHKYKPELPL, encoded by the coding sequence ATGAAAATAGCATTCATCGCGCATGACCGAAAGAAAGAAGAGATCGTCAACTTTGTTATTGCCTACGAAAGGGTTTTTGTAGGCCATGAGCTCTATTCAACAGGTACGACCGGTACGAGAATTATGGAGCAGACGGATTTGAGCATCCACCGCTTCATGTCGGGACCGCTTGGCGGCGACCAGCAAATCGGGGCCCTTGTTGCCCAAAATGAAATGGATCTGATTATCTTCCTGCGTGACCCGCTTATGGCGCAGCCGCATGAGCCAGATATTATTGCGCTGCTTCGCCTTTGCGATGTGCAGGGTATTCCGGTTGCGACAAACGTAGCGACAGCCGAATTGCTAGTCAAGGCGCTGGAACGCGGGGATTTTGCTTGGAGAGAGCTTGTTCATAAGTACAAGCCTGAATTGCCGCTATGA
- a CDS encoding IDEAL domain-containing protein, with product MDKMKVTYEAMLSLAAEMALDEAVRKFRAERIYREIDQSLAAGDEDMFYRLAKELNEMK from the coding sequence ATGGATAAAATGAAGGTAACGTATGAAGCGATGCTGTCGCTTGCAGCAGAAATGGCGCTGGATGAAGCGGTGCGAAAATTCCGTGCGGAGCGTATATACCGCGAAATTGACCAGTCGCTTGCGGCTGGCGATGAGGATATGTTTTATCGCTTAGCTAAAGAATTGAACGAAATGAAGTGA
- a CDS encoding tetratricopeptide repeat protein, translated as MNGEACIKKAYAFILTSDFEQAIIWFEQAIAAEPDNASYYHKCAISCARSGKWSKAYEHARRALELAEDEPEYIYHFQTIEARLQLSNAQQLLTQEPPALEEALLLLKQAVELDPLCFDAFYWIAMTYAELGQLDEAAEHAREAIRLDPGHSAARRLFADVSRRRRLMRYRINGQHRRRNR; from the coding sequence ATGAACGGGGAAGCTTGTATCAAAAAGGCGTATGCTTTCATTTTGACCAGCGATTTTGAACAGGCTATTATCTGGTTTGAGCAAGCGATTGCCGCAGAGCCTGACAATGCCAGTTATTATCATAAATGCGCTATTTCATGCGCGCGCAGCGGGAAATGGTCGAAAGCTTATGAACATGCCCGCAGGGCGCTTGAGCTGGCGGAGGATGAACCGGAATATATTTATCATTTTCAGACGATAGAAGCAAGGCTGCAGCTTTCGAATGCGCAGCAACTGTTGACACAAGAACCGCCGGCATTGGAAGAGGCGCTGCTGCTGCTAAAGCAGGCAGTAGAGCTTGATCCGCTGTGCTTTGACGCTTTTTATTGGATCGCAATGACGTATGCTGAACTTGGGCAGCTGGATGAAGCTGCTGAGCATGCGCGCGAAGCGATTCGGCTTGACCCGGGGCATTCAGCCGCCAGAAGGCTATTTGCTGATGTGAGCCGCCGGCGGCGCTTGATGCGCTACCGGATTAACGGACAACATAGACGAAGGAACAGGTGA
- a CDS encoding YitT family protein: MMFRKVTKQLQIILPILLGTAIYAFGLHYFLIPNMLMEGGVTGIAVLLNYAAGWPLSITTLVLNIPLFLLGWRTLGRTEMLYTLAGIVSLSFFLAVMEQLIAKGWVVTFHTSTDYILAALYAGVTLGAGLGIVFRFGGTTGGVDIIARIVSRRKTLSMGQIILILDIVIIGGSLFFIPIEKVLYTLVTVFVAAKLIDFIQDGAYAAKSFSIITDKGTPMAQRITIEMERGVTLMPAKGAFSGQQKEIVYCVVQRQELRRLKAIVRSVDPRAFVIINDVHDVLGEGFNEE, translated from the coding sequence ATGATGTTTCGTAAAGTAACCAAGCAATTACAAATTATTCTGCCTATTCTGCTAGGCACAGCCATATATGCTTTTGGGCTGCACTATTTTCTTATACCGAATATGCTTATGGAGGGCGGTGTAACCGGTATAGCGGTTCTGCTAAATTATGCAGCCGGATGGCCGCTGTCCATTACGACGCTTGTCCTCAACATTCCGTTGTTTCTGCTTGGCTGGAGGACGCTTGGCCGTACCGAAATGCTTTATACGCTCGCTGGCATCGTTTCGCTTTCCTTCTTCCTAGCCGTAATGGAGCAGCTTATTGCCAAAGGCTGGGTCGTAACGTTCCACACTTCAACCGATTACATACTTGCTGCTTTGTATGCGGGAGTTACGCTCGGCGCAGGGCTTGGCATCGTCTTTCGTTTTGGCGGAACGACTGGAGGCGTGGATATTATAGCCCGAATCGTATCACGTCGCAAAACGCTGAGCATGGGGCAGATTATTCTCATTCTCGATATTGTCATTATCGGGGGCTCGCTCTTTTTTATTCCTATCGAAAAAGTGCTGTATACGCTCGTAACGGTATTTGTTGCCGCCAAGCTCATTGATTTCATTCAGGATGGCGCTTATGCCGCCAAATCCTTCTCGATTATTACAGACAAAGGGACTCCGATGGCGCAGCGCATTACGATTGAAATGGAACGCGGTGTGACGCTGATGCCGGCAAAAGGCGCCTTTTCCGGTCAGCAAAAGGAAATCGTATATTGCGTCGTTCAGCGGCAGGAGCTGCGCCGCCTCAAAGCAATCGTTCGCAGCGTTGATCCTCGTGCATTCGTCATCATTAATGATGTCCACGATGTGCTGGGCGAAGGATTCAACGAGGAATAA
- a CDS encoding DUF2487 family protein — protein sequence MKFSDVQEEQWEELRPYLDTCMLPVTGMSGEEQPYEATAALERLRDVMDLIEIPFKGRVVTYPALHYVGARAAVDMINDVCASLRGAGFRYIIVATASGKLDLAGVQADLLLGPDQAGELPHAADVKERVSLMWNPKQSTE from the coding sequence ATGAAATTTAGCGATGTGCAAGAAGAACAGTGGGAAGAGCTGCGTCCTTATTTGGATACTTGTATGCTGCCTGTCACAGGCATGAGCGGCGAAGAGCAGCCTTATGAGGCGACTGCTGCTCTGGAGCGTCTGCGTGATGTTATGGATCTGATTGAAATTCCTTTTAAAGGGCGAGTCGTCACTTATCCAGCGCTTCATTATGTAGGTGCCCGCGCGGCTGTTGATATGATTAATGATGTATGCGCTTCACTTAGAGGCGCAGGCTTCCGATATATAATTGTAGCGACAGCATCCGGCAAGCTGGATTTGGCAGGCGTTCAAGCCGATTTGCTGCTGGGGCCAGATCAAGCGGGTGAACTGCCTCATGCTGCGGACGTGAAGGAGCGCGTTTCGCTCATGTGGAATCCAAAGCAGTCGACGGAATGA